In the genome of Methanosarcinales archaeon, one region contains:
- a CDS encoding ABC transporter permease, producing the protein MVNLVQSIRMALGSIRSAKMRSILTTLGIVIGVAAVIANVSLGASFQQYFDQEIGSIGSNFIVVDPKEPGLF; encoded by the coding sequence ATGGTGAACCTTGTACAGTCCATTCGCATGGCTTTGGGAAGCATACGCAGTGCCAAGATGAGGTCTATCCTCACCACTCTTGGTATTGTCATTGGTGTGGCTGCGGTCATTGCTAATGTATCACTGGGAGCCAGTTTCCAGCAATATTTCGACCAGGAGATTGGGTCCATAGGTTCAAATTTTATTGTGGTAGACCCGAAGGAACCGGGTCTTTTCTGA